Genomic window (Plasmodium reichenowi strain SY57 chromosome Unknown, whole genome shotgun sequence):
ATCAACAGTATTTGCTGTAAGTGCtgtaaaagaaaaatggTTTTCCTTATCTATGACACATGTTGGTTTTACAACTAAATGATAACATTTACCATTTGCTatttcaatattattttcattaacAGAATGATCTGCTGCCCAAATACCCCAATACTTATTTCTTCGGCTATTATATAAATCCTTAGGTGATactaaaaataaatattctaAACAGACtgaaaatttattaattccAACTTCATATGCTTCGTCCATGAGACTTTTACATTTTCCTGTTTTTTGGTCAAAGGTTCCAAAAACTTTTGATTTTAAAGGGTATCTAGGTGGACATTTTGTTTCATAATCAGGTCTGATAAATGAAGAGATATATGTCCAATCTTTCGAATGAGTTGTTTTTCTTAATATCTGACAATTAGgtttttccttttcttcTTTCGTTCTTCTACACGAATTTGTTCTTTCTTGTTCGTGCGTACCCAATATAACACATTCATTTGTTgaatgattataataagcAGGCAGATTACGGAAACACTTATTACCAAAAGAATTTTCTAAACAAGGACCCAAAcaataagaatatatagAGCAGTCAAACAAATTCTTAATTAGTGATGGATTTTTCATTGgtaatgttatattatcttcatattttttttctttctgTTTATCTCGTTTAATATTAGCACCTAATCTTCCACCTAAACCATACAAACCATAATACATAAACAATCGTGTTTTGGGGTCATACTCCTTCATGTTAAAACGatttgaaaatattttagatttacacatattataattataatcCGTTTTCacagaaaataatttttcttcattttcgCCAACTGGACAACTTGATAACATGTTATTATGCATAGCTATTCCACTATTTTCATAAGATATTTCGACATCCTtcttaaaatatttgttaAGGTATCCTGTACGtatttcatttaaaaaGTTCAAATTAAAATTCATATCATATTCTTCATCTAGAAGATTTTGTACAATAATAGTTTTACCATAATTTGGACAACTACCATGTGCCCTCCCTTCATAAACATGATTTGGACATGTTTTGTCTTTATAATTATGGAATAATGATTGACTCGTACCTGCTGTTTTAtttgatataatattatatttaaattcGTCATTTCCATATTCACCTTCCTTTTGCCATTCTATgaatatatgattatttgGAATATCAAATCTTTCCATATATTCCTTTTGCGGGTTCCCATTTTGATTTTCTCCTATAGATGGATTTCTTTGAATTACTGATATTCcattcataatattatttgaattattacttttttgattattattatcatataatttattatctGTAGATATATTCATTTGTATCATTTTATGTATTGGTTTAAATGAACTATCTTGATGAAGATTAAACCTACTGTTTACAAAAGATGAATGAActttttgtatatatgatatattattgttaggataattttttacttcgttcttattatatttttccttcTCATTTGTATTTAAAGTTGAAGGTATCGTAAATAGATTTACAGAATTCATATTTGTCCTTACATTtctttttgattttttattattttcatatagCACTCTTTTATTAGTTTGTTTTGGATCtttaaaatgaattaaaCTAGCACCCACTTTAGAAGaattatcttttatttcaggatatattatattttgatttaGATTAAATGAATTTGCTGTTAATATagtaaaagaaaaatgatTTTCCTTTTTCAGTACACATGTTGGCTTTTTCCTCAAAAAGTAGCATGATCCTGTATTATCCATAGATGTTAAATTCGTTTTTTCATTTgcattattttctatagTCCAAACTCCCCATAAAAATGAACTATTATTCACATCATCCTCtttcttaatattattaaataatttttcaataCATTTTGAAAATGATAATGTACGTTTTTCATGATTCATATAATACGTCTCACACTCTCCAGTActataattaaaatatccAAACATAG
Coding sequences:
- a CDS encoding merozoite adhesive erythrocytic binding protein → ICPNHVKEGTYKLGCPDYGKTFLMGFEDNKYSEEFLNEISFGFLNKKYKLPIEIPLNKSGLSMYQGLFKRCPYNKKHYSMIKNENEYDMCFRKFYNNSNISTRIYKRGKKNRKYIYFSSHGLGGRLGANIEEPLHKYKNDEHYVTKKMRYPEKIKNLFDCSIYSHCIGPCLYKDFNNRCFLNLPILFNHQTKECVIIGTHEEKRIHNCQSGSTDQNIQRCFLPVKKEKGKEWTYASSFIRTDYMTKCPPRFPLNHTMFGYFNYSTGECETYYMNHEKRTLSFSKCIEKLFNNIKKEDDVNNSSFLWGVWTIENNANEKTNLTSMDNTGSCYFLRKKPTCVLKKENHFSFTILTANSFNLNQNIIYPEIKDNSSKVGASLIHFKDPKQTNKRVLYENNKKSKRNVRTNMNSVNLFTIPSTLNTNEKEKYNKNEVKNYPNNNISYIQKVHSSFVNSRFNLHQDSSFKPIHKMIQMNISTDNKLYDNNNQKSNNSNNIMNGISVIQRNPSIGENQNGNPQKEYMERFDIPNNHIFIEWQKEGEYGNDEFKYNIISNKTAGTSQSLFHNYKDKTCPNHVYEGRAHGSCPNYGKTIIVQNLLDEEYDMNFNLNFLNEIRTGYLNKYFKKDVEISYENSGIAMHNNMLSSCPVGENEEKLFSVKTDYNYNMCKSKIFSNRFNMKEYDPKTRLFMYYGLYGLGGRLGANIKRDKQKEKKYEDNITLPMKNPSLIKNLFDCSIYSYCLGPCLENSFGNKCFRNLPAYYNHSTNECVILGTHEQERTNSCRRTKEEKEKPNCQILRKTTHSKDWTYISSFIRPDYETKCPPRYPLKSKVFGTFDQKTGKCKSLMDEAYEVGINKFSVCLEYLFLVSPKDLYNSRRNKYWGIWAADHSVNENNIEIANGKCYHLVVKPTCVIDKENHFSFTALTANTVD